One region of Gouania willdenowi chromosome 13, fGouWil2.1, whole genome shotgun sequence genomic DNA includes:
- the LOC114474917 gene encoding clathrin heavy chain 1 isoform X5, producing MAQILPIRFQEHLQLQNLGINPANIGFSTLTMESDKFICIREKVGEQAQVVIIDMADPNNPIRRPISADSAIMNPASKVIALKAAKTLQIFNIEMKSKMKAHTMTDDVTFWKWISLNTVALVTDNAVYHWSMEGDSQPIKVFDRHSSLAGCQIINYRTDAKQKWLLLIGISAQQNRVVGAMQLYSVDRKVSQPIEGHAAGFAQFKMEGNTEESTLFCFAVRGQAGGKLHIIEVGTPPTGNQPFPKKAVDVFFPPEAQNDFPVAMQISSKQDVVFLITKYGYIHLYDLETGTCIYMNRISGETIFVTAPHEPTAGIIGVNRKGQVLSVCVEEENIIPYITNVLQNPDLALRMAVRNNLAGAEELFARKFNTLFAAGNYSEAAKVAANAPKGILRTPDTIRRFQSVPAQPGQTSPLLQYFGILLDQGQLNKFESLELCRPVLQQGRKQLLEKWLKEDKLECSEELGDLVKSVDPTLALSVYLRANVPNKVIQCFAETGQFQKIVLYAKKVGYTPDWIFLLRNVMRISPEQGLQFSQMLVQDEEPLADITQIVDVFMEYNLIQQCTSFLLDALKNNRPMEGPLQTRLLEMNLVHAPQVADAILGNQMFTHYDRAHVAQLCEKAGLLQRALEHYTDLYDIKRAVVHTHLLNPEWLVNFFGSLSVEDSLECLRAMLSANIRQNLQICVQVASKYHEQLSTQSLTELFESFKSFEGLFYFLGSIVNFSQDPEVHFKYIQAACKTGQIKEVERICRESNCYDPERVKNFLKEAKLTDQLPLIIVCDRFDFVHDLVLYLYRNSLQKYIEIYVQKVNPSRLPVVIGGLLDVDCAEDVIKNLIMVVRGQFSTDELVAEVEKRNRLKLLLPWLEARIHEGCEEPATHNALAKIYIDSNNNPERFLRENPYYDSRVVGKYCEKRDPHLACVAYERGQCDQELIHVCNENSLFKSLSRYLVRRKNPELWASVLLETNNYRRPLIDQVVQTALSETQDPEEVSVTVKAFMTADLPNELIELLEKIVLDNSVFSEHRNLQNLLILTAIKADRTRVMEYINRLDNYDAPDIANIAISNELFEEAFAIFRKFDVNTSAVQVLIEHIGNLDRAYEFAERCNEPPVWSQLAKAQLQKGLVKEAIDSYIKADDPSAYMEVGQAAAQSGNWEDLVKFLQMARKKARESYVETELIFALAKTNRLAELEEFINGPNNAHIQQVGDRCYDDKMYEAAKLLYNNVSNFGRLASTLVHLGEYQAAVDGARKANSTRTWKEVCFACVDGKEFRLAQMCGLHIVVHADELEELINYYQDRAYFEELITMLEAALGLERAHMGMFTELAILYSKFKPQKMREHLELFWSRVNIPKVLRAAEQAHLWAELVFLYDKYEEYDNAIITMMNHPSDAWKEGQFKDIVTKVANVELYYKAIQFYLEFKPLLLNDLLIVLSPRLDHTRAVNFFSKVKQLPLVKPYLRSVQNHNNKSVNEALNNLFINEEDYAALRTSIDAYDNFDNISLAQGLEKHELIEFRRIAAYLFKGNNRWKQSVELCKKDKLYKDAMQYASESKDTELAEELLAWFLNEDKKECFAACLFTCYDLLRPDVVLETAWRHNIMDFSMPYFIQVMREYLSKVDKLEAAESLRKQEEQNTESQPIVYGN from the exons ATGGCTCAGATACTACCCATCCGCTTCCAGGAGCACCTGCAG CTCCAGAATTTGGGCATCAACCCCGCCAACATTGGATTCAGCACTCTGACCATGGAATCGGATAAGTTCATCTGCATAAGGGAGAAAGTGGGCGAGCAGGCCCAGGTCGTCATCATTGACATGGCCGACCCCAACAATCCCATCCGCCGCCCCATCTCTGCAGACAGCGCCATCATGAACCCTGCAAGCAAAGTGATCGCCCTTAAAG CGGCAAAGACCCTGCAGATCTTTAACATTGAGATGAAGAGCAAGATGAAGGCTCACACAATGACGGATGACGTGACCTTTTGGAAGTGGATTTCCCTCAACACCGTTGCCCTGGTCACAGACAACGCAGTCTACCATTGGAGTATGGAGGGGGACTCGCAACCAATCAAAGTCTTTGACCGACACTCCAGCCTAGCAGGATGCCAGATCATCAACTATCGCACTGACGCCAAACAGAAATGGCTGCTGCTCATTGGCATTTCTGCACAG caaaaccGTGTTGTCGGAGCCATGCAGCTGTACTCTGTGGACCGGAAGGTTTCTCAGCCGATTGAAGGTCATGCTGCCGGCTTTGCACAGTTCAAGATGGAGGGCAACACTGAAGAGTCAACTCTGTTCTGCTTCGCCGTACGAGGACAGGCTGGAGGAAAA cTCCATATTATTGAAGTAGGAACTCCGCCAACTGGAAACCAGCCGTTTCCAAAGAAAGCCGTGGACGTTTTCTTTCCCCCTGAAGCCCAGAATGACTTTCCAGTTGCAATGCAG ATCAGCTCAAAGCAGGATGTAGTATTCCTAATCACCAAATATGGATACATCCATCTATATGACCTGGAGACAGGAACCTGCATCTACATGAACAGGATCAGTGGAGAAACCATCTTTGTCACCGCTCCACACGAACCCACCGCTGGCATCATTGGAGTCAACAGGAAAGGACAG gtgttatcagtgtgtgtggaggaggagaacatcATCCCTTACATCACGAATGTGCTCCAGAACCCAGACCTGGCTCTCCGCATGGCCGTACGCAACAACCTCGCTGGTGCCGAGGAGCTGTTCGCCCGCAAGTTCAACACCCTGTTTGCTGCAGGGAATTACTCAGAAGCTGCCAAAGTGGCAGCCAATGCACCTAAG GGCATCCTGAGAACTCCAGACACCATTCGCAGGTTCCAAAGTGTTCCGGCCCAACCAGGCCAAACTTCTCCTCTGCTTCAATACTTTGGCATCCTGTTGGACCAAGGCCAGCTCAACAAGTTTGAGTCCCTGGAGCTGTGCAGGCCCGTTCTCCAGCAGGGCCGCAAGCAGCTGCTGGAAAAATGGCTGAAGGAGGATAAG CTGGAATGTTCTGAGGAGCTCGGAGACTTGGTGAAGTCTGTCGATCCGACTCTTGCCCTCAGCGTCTACCTCCGAGCCAATGTCCCCAATAAGGTCATCCAGTGTTTTGCAGAGACTGGACAGTTCCAGAAGATAGTCCTCTATGCCAAGAAG GTGGGCTACACTCCAGACTGGATCTTTCTGCTCAGGAATGTGATGCGGATCAGTCCAGAACAAGGCCTTCAGTTTTCACAGATGTTGGTTCAGGATGAAGAGCCTCTTGCTGATATCACACAG atTGTTGACGTTTTTATGGAGTACAACTTGATCCAGCAGTGCACATCATTCCTACTAGACGCACTGAAGAACAACAGACCAATGGAAGGGCCGCTGCAGACACGCCTACTGGAAATGAATCTGGTTCATGCACCACAG GTTGCAGATGCCATTCTGGGCAATCAGATGTTCACTCACTATGACCGCGCTCATGTGGCTCAGCTCTGTGAGAAGGCCGGGCTCCTGCAGAGGGCGCTGGAGCACTACACTGACTTGTATGACATAAAACGTGCTGTTGTGCACACACACCTTCTAAACCCAGAG tggtTGGTGAACTTCTTTGGATCCCTGTCCGTGGAAGATTCTCTTGAGTGTCTCAGAGCCATGCTGTCTGCAAACATCCGTCAAAACCTTCAAATCTGTGTTCAGGTCGCCTCCAAGTACCATGAACAGCTGTCTACTCAGTCCCTCACTGaactttttgagtcatttaagAGCTTTGAAG gtttgttttatttcctgGGTTCAATTGTGAACTTCAGCCAGGATCCAGAGGTTCATTTCAAGTATATCCAGGCTGCCTGCAAAACAGGCCAGATCAAGGAAGTGGAGAGGATCTGCAGAGAGAGTAACTGCTATGACCCCGAGCGCGTGAAGAACTTCCTCAAG gaagCCAAGCTTACTGATCAGCTGCCTTTAATCATTGTGTGCGATCGCTTTGACTTTGTCCACGACCTGGTGCTGTACCTGTATCGCAACAGTCTGCAGAAATACATTGAAATTTACGTGCAGAAG GTGAATCCTAGCCGTCTGCCTGTGGTCATTGGAGGGTTACTGGATGTGGACTGTGCTGAGGATGTGATTAAGAACCTGATCATGGTGGTGAGGGGACAGTTCTCCACTGATGAGCTGGTCGCTGAAGTGGAGAAAAGAAATAG GCTGAAGTTGTTGCTCCCGTGGTTAGAGGCTCGCATCCATGAAGGTTGCGAGGAGCCTGCGACCCACAACGCTTTGGCTAAGATCTACATCGACAGCAACAACAACCCTGAACGATTCCTGAGGGAGAACCCGTATTATGACAGCCGTGTGGTGGGCAAGTACTGTGAGAAGAGAGACCCTCACCTGGCCTGTGTGGCCTACGAACGAGGACAGTGTGACCAGGAGCTCATCCAT GTGTGCAATGAGAACTCACTTTTCAAGAGTCTGTCACGTTACCTGGTTCGTCGTAAAAACCCCGAGCTGTGGGCCAGTGTGCTGTTAGAGACCAACAACTACAGACGGCCACTCATCGATCAG GTTGTCCAAACAGCCTTATCAGAGACTCAGGACCCAGAGGAGGTTTCTGTCACAGTGAAGGCCTTCATGACAGCCGACCTTCCCAATGAGCTCATCGAGCTCTTGGAAAAAATAGTCCTGGATAACTCAGTCTTTAGTGAGCACAG AAATCTCCAGAATCTGCTCATTCTGACGGCCATCAAAGCCGATCGGACCCGTGTCATGGAATACATTAACCGCCTGGATAATTATGACGCCCCCGACATTGCAAATATTGCAATCAGCAATGAACTGTTCGAGGAAGCCTTTGCTATCTTTAGGAAATTTGATGTCAACACTTCTGCTGTGCAG GTTCTGATTGAACACATTGGAAACCTGGATAGAGCTTATGAATTTGCAGAGCGCTGCAACGAACCTCCAGTTTGGAGTCAACTTGCAAAGGCCCAGCTTCAGAAGGGCCTAGTCAAAGAAGCCATTGATTCATACATCAAGGCTGACGACCCCTCTGCTTATATGGAGGTGGGACAAGCTGCAGCACAAAGTG GGAACTGGGAGGACCTGGTGAAGTTCTTGCAGATGGCTCGCAAGAAAGCACGCGAGTCATACGTGGAGACTGAACTGATCTTTGCTCTGGCTAAGACCAATCGCCTGGCTGAGCTGGAGGAGTTTATCAACGGGCCCAATAATGCTCATATTCAGCAA GTGGGCGATCGTTGTTATGATGACAAGATGTATGAGGCAGCCAAACTGCTTTACAACAATGTTTCCAACTTTGGACGTCTGGCCTCCACTTTGGTGCATCTGGGAGAGTATCAGGCAGCTGTGGACGGAGCCCGCAAAGCCAACAGCACGCGCACCTGGAAGGAG GTGTGTTTTGCTTGTGTGGATGGAAAGGAATTTCGTCTTGCACAAATGTGTGGCCTGCATATTGTCGTCCATGCTGATGAACTGGAGGAACTTATAAACTACTACCAG GACCGTGCTTACTTTGAAGAGCTGATCACTATGCTGGAGGCAGCTCTGGGGCTGGAGCGCGCTCACATGGGGATGTTCACTGAGCTGGCCATTCTCTACTCCAAGTTCAAGCCACAGAAGATGAGGGAACACCTTGAACTCTTTTGGTCTCGCGTAAACATTCCTAAG gtaCTTCGAGCAGCCGAACAGGCCCACCTGTGGGCGGAGCTCGTTTTCCTGTATGACAAATACGAGGAATACGACAACGCCATCATCACCATGATGAACCACCCATCAGATGCTTGGAAAGAGGGGCAGTTCAAAGACATTGTCACTAAG GTGGCCAATGTGGAGCTCTACTACAAGGCCATTCAGTTTTACCTGGAGTTCAAGCCACTGCTACTGAACGACCTGCTCATCGTCCTCTCGCCAAGATTGGACCACACTCGTGCTGTCAACTTCTTCAGCAAG GTTAAACAGCTTCCTCTTGTTAAACCTTACCTAAGGTCTGTTCAGAATCACAACAACAAGTCGGTGAATGAGGCTCTAAATAACCTCTTTATTAACGAGGAGGACTATGCG GCACTGCGTACATCCATCGACGCTTATGATAACTTTGACAACATCTCACTGGCTCAGGGCCTGGAAAAGCACGAGCTGATTGAGTTTAGGAGGATCGCAGCCTACCTTTTTAAGGGAAACAACCGTTGGAAACAGAGCGTTGAGCTCTGCAAGAAGGACAAGCTGTACAAG GATGCCATGCAATATGCATCGGAGTCCAAAGACACGGAGCTAGCGGAGGAGCTCCTGGCTTGGTTTCTAAACGAGGACAAGAAGGAGTGTTTTGCTGCCTGCTTATTTACCTGCTACGACCTGCTGCGGCCAGACGTGGTGCTGGAGACGGCCTGGAGACACAACATTATGGACTTCTCCATGCCCTACTTCATCCAGGTCATGAGAGAGTACCTCTCTAAG GTGGATAAACTCGAAGCAGCAGAGTCTCTGAGGAAGCAGGAGGAGCAGAACACGGAGTCTCAGCCCATTGTTTACGGTAACTAA
- the LOC114474917 gene encoding clathrin heavy chain 1 isoform X1 — translation MAQILPIRFQEHLQLQNLGINPANIGFSTLTMESDKFICIREKVGEQAQVVIIDMADPNNPIRRPISADSAIMNPASKVIALKDAAKTLQIFNIEMKSKMKAHTMTDDVTFWKWISLNTVALVTDNAVYHWSMEGDSQPIKVFDRHSSLAGCQIINYRTDAKQKWLLLIGISAQQNRVVGAMQLYSVDRKVSQPIEGHAAGFAQFKMEGNTEESTLFCFAVRGQAGGKLHIIEVGTPPTGNQPFPKKAVDVFFPPEAQNDFPVAMQISSKQDVVFLITKYGYIHLYDLETGTCIYMNRISGETIFVTAPHEPTAGIIGVNRKGQVLSVCVEEENIIPYITNVLQNPDLALRMAVRNNLAGAEELFARKFNTLFAAGNYSEAAKVAANAPKGILRTPDTIRRFQSVPAQPGQTSPLLQYFGILLDQGQLNKFESLELCRPVLQQGRKQLLEKWLKEDKLECSEELGDLVKSVDPTLALSVYLRANVPNKVIQCFAETGQFQKIVLYAKKVGYTPDWIFLLRNVMRISPEQGLQFSQMLVQDEEPLADITQIVDVFMEYNLIQQCTSFLLDALKNNRPMEGPLQTRLLEMNLVHAPQVADAILGNQMFTHYDRAHVAQLCEKAGLLQRALEHYTDLYDIKRAVVHTHLLNPEWLVNFFGSLSVEDSLECLRAMLSANIRQNLQICVQVASKYHEQLSTQSLTELFESFKSFEGLFYFLGSIVNFSQDPEVHFKYIQAACKTGQIKEVERICRESNCYDPERVKNFLKEAKLTDQLPLIIVCDRFDFVHDLVLYLYRNSLQKYIEIYVQKVNPSRLPVVIGGLLDVDCAEDVIKNLIMVVRGQFSTDELVAEVEKRNRLKLLLPWLEARIHEGCEEPATHNALAKIYIDSNNNPERFLRENPYYDSRVVGKYCEKRDPHLACVAYERGQCDQELIHVCNENSLFKSLSRYLVRRKNPELWASVLLETNNYRRPLIDQVVQTALSETQDPEEVSVTVKAFMTADLPNELIELLEKIVLDNSVFSEHRNLQNLLILTAIKADRTRVMEYINRLDNYDAPDIANIAISNELFEEAFAIFRKFDVNTSAVQVLIEHIGNLDRAYEFAERCNEPPVWSQLAKAQLQKGLVKEAIDSYIKADDPSAYMEVGQAAAQSGNWEDLVKFLQMARKKARESYVETELIFALAKTNRLAELEEFINGPNNAHIQQVGDRCYDDKMYEAAKLLYNNVSNFGRLASTLVHLGEYQAAVDGARKANSTRTWKEVCFACVDGKEFRLAQMCGLHIVVHADELEELINYYQDRAYFEELITMLEAALGLERAHMGMFTELAILYSKFKPQKMREHLELFWSRVNIPKVLRAAEQAHLWAELVFLYDKYEEYDNAIITMMNHPSDAWKEGQFKDIVTKVANVELYYKAIQFYLEFKPLLLNDLLIVLSPRLDHTRAVNFFSKVKQLPLVKPYLRSVQNHNNKSVNEALNNLFINEEDYAALRTSIDAYDNFDNISLAQGLEKHELIEFRRIAAYLFKGNNRWKQSVELCKKDKLYKDAMQYASESKDTELAEELLAWFLNEDKKECFAACLFTCYDLLRPDVVLETAWRHNIMDFSMPYFIQVMREYLSKVDAIKEKVDKLEAAESLRKQEEQNTESQPIVYGTPQLMLTAGPNVAVPPQQTYNYNYTAAPGYAPAPQPSFGYGM, via the exons ATGGCTCAGATACTACCCATCCGCTTCCAGGAGCACCTGCAG CTCCAGAATTTGGGCATCAACCCCGCCAACATTGGATTCAGCACTCTGACCATGGAATCGGATAAGTTCATCTGCATAAGGGAGAAAGTGGGCGAGCAGGCCCAGGTCGTCATCATTGACATGGCCGACCCCAACAATCCCATCCGCCGCCCCATCTCTGCAGACAGCGCCATCATGAACCCTGCAAGCAAAGTGATCGCCCTTAAAG ACG CGGCAAAGACCCTGCAGATCTTTAACATTGAGATGAAGAGCAAGATGAAGGCTCACACAATGACGGATGACGTGACCTTTTGGAAGTGGATTTCCCTCAACACCGTTGCCCTGGTCACAGACAACGCAGTCTACCATTGGAGTATGGAGGGGGACTCGCAACCAATCAAAGTCTTTGACCGACACTCCAGCCTAGCAGGATGCCAGATCATCAACTATCGCACTGACGCCAAACAGAAATGGCTGCTGCTCATTGGCATTTCTGCACAG caaaaccGTGTTGTCGGAGCCATGCAGCTGTACTCTGTGGACCGGAAGGTTTCTCAGCCGATTGAAGGTCATGCTGCCGGCTTTGCACAGTTCAAGATGGAGGGCAACACTGAAGAGTCAACTCTGTTCTGCTTCGCCGTACGAGGACAGGCTGGAGGAAAA cTCCATATTATTGAAGTAGGAACTCCGCCAACTGGAAACCAGCCGTTTCCAAAGAAAGCCGTGGACGTTTTCTTTCCCCCTGAAGCCCAGAATGACTTTCCAGTTGCAATGCAG ATCAGCTCAAAGCAGGATGTAGTATTCCTAATCACCAAATATGGATACATCCATCTATATGACCTGGAGACAGGAACCTGCATCTACATGAACAGGATCAGTGGAGAAACCATCTTTGTCACCGCTCCACACGAACCCACCGCTGGCATCATTGGAGTCAACAGGAAAGGACAG gtgttatcagtgtgtgtggaggaggagaacatcATCCCTTACATCACGAATGTGCTCCAGAACCCAGACCTGGCTCTCCGCATGGCCGTACGCAACAACCTCGCTGGTGCCGAGGAGCTGTTCGCCCGCAAGTTCAACACCCTGTTTGCTGCAGGGAATTACTCAGAAGCTGCCAAAGTGGCAGCCAATGCACCTAAG GGCATCCTGAGAACTCCAGACACCATTCGCAGGTTCCAAAGTGTTCCGGCCCAACCAGGCCAAACTTCTCCTCTGCTTCAATACTTTGGCATCCTGTTGGACCAAGGCCAGCTCAACAAGTTTGAGTCCCTGGAGCTGTGCAGGCCCGTTCTCCAGCAGGGCCGCAAGCAGCTGCTGGAAAAATGGCTGAAGGAGGATAAG CTGGAATGTTCTGAGGAGCTCGGAGACTTGGTGAAGTCTGTCGATCCGACTCTTGCCCTCAGCGTCTACCTCCGAGCCAATGTCCCCAATAAGGTCATCCAGTGTTTTGCAGAGACTGGACAGTTCCAGAAGATAGTCCTCTATGCCAAGAAG GTGGGCTACACTCCAGACTGGATCTTTCTGCTCAGGAATGTGATGCGGATCAGTCCAGAACAAGGCCTTCAGTTTTCACAGATGTTGGTTCAGGATGAAGAGCCTCTTGCTGATATCACACAG atTGTTGACGTTTTTATGGAGTACAACTTGATCCAGCAGTGCACATCATTCCTACTAGACGCACTGAAGAACAACAGACCAATGGAAGGGCCGCTGCAGACACGCCTACTGGAAATGAATCTGGTTCATGCACCACAG GTTGCAGATGCCATTCTGGGCAATCAGATGTTCACTCACTATGACCGCGCTCATGTGGCTCAGCTCTGTGAGAAGGCCGGGCTCCTGCAGAGGGCGCTGGAGCACTACACTGACTTGTATGACATAAAACGTGCTGTTGTGCACACACACCTTCTAAACCCAGAG tggtTGGTGAACTTCTTTGGATCCCTGTCCGTGGAAGATTCTCTTGAGTGTCTCAGAGCCATGCTGTCTGCAAACATCCGTCAAAACCTTCAAATCTGTGTTCAGGTCGCCTCCAAGTACCATGAACAGCTGTCTACTCAGTCCCTCACTGaactttttgagtcatttaagAGCTTTGAAG gtttgttttatttcctgGGTTCAATTGTGAACTTCAGCCAGGATCCAGAGGTTCATTTCAAGTATATCCAGGCTGCCTGCAAAACAGGCCAGATCAAGGAAGTGGAGAGGATCTGCAGAGAGAGTAACTGCTATGACCCCGAGCGCGTGAAGAACTTCCTCAAG gaagCCAAGCTTACTGATCAGCTGCCTTTAATCATTGTGTGCGATCGCTTTGACTTTGTCCACGACCTGGTGCTGTACCTGTATCGCAACAGTCTGCAGAAATACATTGAAATTTACGTGCAGAAG GTGAATCCTAGCCGTCTGCCTGTGGTCATTGGAGGGTTACTGGATGTGGACTGTGCTGAGGATGTGATTAAGAACCTGATCATGGTGGTGAGGGGACAGTTCTCCACTGATGAGCTGGTCGCTGAAGTGGAGAAAAGAAATAG GCTGAAGTTGTTGCTCCCGTGGTTAGAGGCTCGCATCCATGAAGGTTGCGAGGAGCCTGCGACCCACAACGCTTTGGCTAAGATCTACATCGACAGCAACAACAACCCTGAACGATTCCTGAGGGAGAACCCGTATTATGACAGCCGTGTGGTGGGCAAGTACTGTGAGAAGAGAGACCCTCACCTGGCCTGTGTGGCCTACGAACGAGGACAGTGTGACCAGGAGCTCATCCAT GTGTGCAATGAGAACTCACTTTTCAAGAGTCTGTCACGTTACCTGGTTCGTCGTAAAAACCCCGAGCTGTGGGCCAGTGTGCTGTTAGAGACCAACAACTACAGACGGCCACTCATCGATCAG GTTGTCCAAACAGCCTTATCAGAGACTCAGGACCCAGAGGAGGTTTCTGTCACAGTGAAGGCCTTCATGACAGCCGACCTTCCCAATGAGCTCATCGAGCTCTTGGAAAAAATAGTCCTGGATAACTCAGTCTTTAGTGAGCACAG AAATCTCCAGAATCTGCTCATTCTGACGGCCATCAAAGCCGATCGGACCCGTGTCATGGAATACATTAACCGCCTGGATAATTATGACGCCCCCGACATTGCAAATATTGCAATCAGCAATGAACTGTTCGAGGAAGCCTTTGCTATCTTTAGGAAATTTGATGTCAACACTTCTGCTGTGCAG GTTCTGATTGAACACATTGGAAACCTGGATAGAGCTTATGAATTTGCAGAGCGCTGCAACGAACCTCCAGTTTGGAGTCAACTTGCAAAGGCCCAGCTTCAGAAGGGCCTAGTCAAAGAAGCCATTGATTCATACATCAAGGCTGACGACCCCTCTGCTTATATGGAGGTGGGACAAGCTGCAGCACAAAGTG GGAACTGGGAGGACCTGGTGAAGTTCTTGCAGATGGCTCGCAAGAAAGCACGCGAGTCATACGTGGAGACTGAACTGATCTTTGCTCTGGCTAAGACCAATCGCCTGGCTGAGCTGGAGGAGTTTATCAACGGGCCCAATAATGCTCATATTCAGCAA GTGGGCGATCGTTGTTATGATGACAAGATGTATGAGGCAGCCAAACTGCTTTACAACAATGTTTCCAACTTTGGACGTCTGGCCTCCACTTTGGTGCATCTGGGAGAGTATCAGGCAGCTGTGGACGGAGCCCGCAAAGCCAACAGCACGCGCACCTGGAAGGAG GTGTGTTTTGCTTGTGTGGATGGAAAGGAATTTCGTCTTGCACAAATGTGTGGCCTGCATATTGTCGTCCATGCTGATGAACTGGAGGAACTTATAAACTACTACCAG GACCGTGCTTACTTTGAAGAGCTGATCACTATGCTGGAGGCAGCTCTGGGGCTGGAGCGCGCTCACATGGGGATGTTCACTGAGCTGGCCATTCTCTACTCCAAGTTCAAGCCACAGAAGATGAGGGAACACCTTGAACTCTTTTGGTCTCGCGTAAACATTCCTAAG gtaCTTCGAGCAGCCGAACAGGCCCACCTGTGGGCGGAGCTCGTTTTCCTGTATGACAAATACGAGGAATACGACAACGCCATCATCACCATGATGAACCACCCATCAGATGCTTGGAAAGAGGGGCAGTTCAAAGACATTGTCACTAAG GTGGCCAATGTGGAGCTCTACTACAAGGCCATTCAGTTTTACCTGGAGTTCAAGCCACTGCTACTGAACGACCTGCTCATCGTCCTCTCGCCAAGATTGGACCACACTCGTGCTGTCAACTTCTTCAGCAAG GTTAAACAGCTTCCTCTTGTTAAACCTTACCTAAGGTCTGTTCAGAATCACAACAACAAGTCGGTGAATGAGGCTCTAAATAACCTCTTTATTAACGAGGAGGACTATGCG GCACTGCGTACATCCATCGACGCTTATGATAACTTTGACAACATCTCACTGGCTCAGGGCCTGGAAAAGCACGAGCTGATTGAGTTTAGGAGGATCGCAGCCTACCTTTTTAAGGGAAACAACCGTTGGAAACAGAGCGTTGAGCTCTGCAAGAAGGACAAGCTGTACAAG GATGCCATGCAATATGCATCGGAGTCCAAAGACACGGAGCTAGCGGAGGAGCTCCTGGCTTGGTTTCTAAACGAGGACAAGAAGGAGTGTTTTGCTGCCTGCTTATTTACCTGCTACGACCTGCTGCGGCCAGACGTGGTGCTGGAGACGGCCTGGAGACACAACATTATGGACTTCTCCATGCCCTACTTCATCCAGGTCATGAGAGAGTACCTCTCTAAG GTTGATGCGATAAAGGAAAAG GTGGATAAACTCGAAGCAGCAGAGTCTCTGAGGAAGCAGGAGGAGCAGAACACGGAGTCTCAGCCCATTGTTTACG